CATCAAGCCCAGCTGGAGGAACACCAGGCGGAGACCAGCAAGATCAAAGCTGCCCTCAAACAGGCCCAGTACCTCTGCTGGCAGCAGGAGAAAGCTGGACAACTGAACCAGCAGAAAACCTCCCTGCTGCATGAAATGGAGGAATCCAGAGCGCTCAATGTGGCTCTGCTCGAAAGGctgaaaaaacataacagtgaACTCGCAGCGGCactaaagaaaaatgaagaacagCTACAGACTGCCCGTCGCAAATTGCGGCAGCAGGTGGATGAAATGGAGAAATCCAGAGTCTCCGATGTGGCTCGCCTTGACAAGCTGAAACGGAGGAACAGCGACCTCGAGGCAGCACTAAACAAAGGTGAACAAAAGCTGGAGAGTCACCACGTCCAGTGTCAGCAGGAGACACGCGCCCTCTTGGAGGTGATGGAGAAATCCATGGCTCTCTATGAGGCTCAGCTCGACCTGCTGAAAAATGGCAACAACAACCTGGAGGCTCGTCTGGAGAGAGTCCAGCAGCAGTGGGAGAGGCAGCGCATCCACTGGCAGAAGGACAAGTTTTCCCTCCTTCAGGAAAACTCGAAACTTAAGAAAACTCTGCAGGAAAAGGAGccagagcaggaagagagcTGCATGAGGCCGAACCTGGAGGAGCCGGATGGCGAGGCAGGtcacaagaaaaagaaatggtaCAAAAAAACTCTTCTGGTGTAAAAGTAAAACTGGTTCCAACACAGATAAAAACGACCAGGAGGAAACTctggaggagatggagcagGCGTCGCAGAAATGGTACAAAAAACTAactactaacacacacacacacacacacacacacacacaaatttatttaaataataataataaaaataaaaacatatttgatgTCTGAAAGAACTTCTTCAATTAGAGCTATAAAAGCAGATTTTACAGAAGATGTATCCTATATATCCAACAAGTGAccaatataaatatgtaaagaaaataaatgaatgtatgaataAATACTACATATAATATCAATTTATATACTTCCAATCAATTATATTCTTTTTAGAGAaagtttacattcatttattaatttgtgaTTAATTATGGCAGTTTATTTAACATCTGTAAGAATCTATTTTCTAATTTATCTACAAATATTAATCCAGAAATATTTACaccacaaaaaaagtttttaaccttAATCCAAGTCCAggtattatatatttttatatttaattttaattttaatatctcacaaaaaaaattgatatAATAGTAAATAATTGTAGTCCATATCATCTTAACTTGTTTACCATTCTATTGTCATTTTGATGTGACTGTGAGACAGgtattaaaaaggtcttaaattCAACCAGGTGAACACTGGAGAGCCCGgtcctctcctaacacctgaATGACACTCTGCCTTCCTCTTAA
This genomic window from Seriola aureovittata isolate HTS-2021-v1 ecotype China chromosome 5, ASM2101889v1, whole genome shotgun sequence contains:
- the LOC130169037 gene encoding golgin subfamily A member 6-like protein 22 — protein: MEGNHWETESTLRLYIRSKEEQMKDSRAKLFPLEIKEDWLFNQLQEQREDDKWSQMEKELMQREIYHLRGRLHEAQLQLSYKAAAEFATHLKAEKLETDLVSERAQTERLRRQLSEMEEALSKQKEDAKKTEDILQASHQAQLEEHQAETSKIKAALKQAQYLCWQQEKAGQLNQQKTSLLHEMEESRALNVALLERLKKHNSELAAALKKNEEQLQTARRKLRQQVDEMEKSRVSDVARLDKLKRRNSDLEAALNKGEQKLESHHVQCQQETRALLEVMEKSMALYEAQLDLLKNGNNNLEARLERVQQQWERQRIHWQKDKFSLLQENSKLKKTLQEKEPEQEESCMRPNLEEPDGEAGHKKKKWYKKTLLV